One genomic region from Henningerozyma blattae CBS 6284 chromosome 2, complete genome encodes:
- the CVM1 gene encoding Cvm1p (similar to Saccharomyces cerevisiae YMR160W; ancestral locus Anc_2.353) yields MDQQQKLTTEDNSNPISPDDNNLQSKTQPQTPSQSSWYTNWWNRNNADITSHPNDRVTNETPIENSDENTNANENTNASTNTNIISTEHSVTLPPGGDSWYGYAWNKLPQIPYLKSNPQPVLELDDDTTYQDLNETQKDLIKREILESITQKNDSWCWYKEMKIDSDIPNSDSSFNNEGFINAFNTSSMKWPIPYDQYPLGPQNQNIHHIGIHNSIILPSQTPLETLHTQPLKTKIVTTVKEHYNFENETHLYLKKNLEGKLFEKNVVILSCTGYLPKNYEKYSIEHQPTSFELTTNLSKNLLNEHPKNIHTISLHCPLHIKSLDENLDEVIEILKHWKHLFKEADVILFMGVYHSSPLLILIIHHILKTKSNFQISSNIPVGILLFESCLQGYRFWDHNTDLLTYSHDNNYLKKKNSSTNIKSLSNDYNKILQTREKELFQNTTKLEKDTLLKLRNYRKVDSKESKKVQSALSKILNNWPTSRLTFFGKLYDNFMTISQKLAVDYTHPQIFRNIWCDAKYMGVDLKSPLESGLNDEPMEDDNLTYETILPIPNNRLMEIVIINNFLLALNLGYYKFIPIFKLLSPFFISRSFNSNTVPSTLQKKLQNQLKSWLQEMDSFWKGQEEIPRRIIDNIQFPETLLSLYPILQYLYYKYHINKRDNPNSNVINNTISPKININTTNNTTIISHTKLSTTTTTTNNKNKNNDISSSSITNTENNNKNDNLNPTTLSSEKILKEENLFVLETDMYTDDSVYQCFIQNTLSTKSPLNKKQLHLLNDHSTPKSILNETNQYDLVWKFHEALSLYMRINNLPHQEFPLHLSFALTAKDTTFWKISKPDPTNFINDNSEAITRVKQTWEVYQHWDPPTRGLKQLKRILSVLEFYDDAESLIEDVKNP; encoded by the coding sequence ATGGACCAACAACAGAAATTAACCACTGAAGATAACAGCAATCCTATTTCACCTGATGATAACAATCTTCAGTCTAAAACTCAACCACAGACTCCGTCACAATCGTCATGGTATACTAATTGGTGGAATAGAAATAATGCAGATATAACATCGCATCCTAACGATAGAGTTACTAATGAAACtccaattgaaaattcaGATGAAAATACCAAtgcaaatgaaaatacaaatgcaagcacaaatacaaatataatcTCTACTGAACATAGTGTGACGCTTCCACCAGGAGGAGATTCATGGTATGGATACGCTTGGAACAAATTACCACAAATTCCATATTTGAAATCTAATCCTCAACCTGTTTTAGAATTGGATGATGATACGACTTATCaagatttaaatgaaactCAAAAAGATCTTATCAAGAGAGAAATTTTGGAATCCATAACtcaaaaaaatgattctTGGTGTTGGTAtaaagaaatgaaaatagaTAGTGATATACCAAATTCAgattcatcatttaataatgaaggATTCATTAATGCTTTCAACACGTCTTCCATGAAATGGCCAATTCCCTATGACCAATACCCGTTGGGAcctcaaaatcaaaatattcatcatATTGGTATtcataattcaattattttgcCTTCACAAACCCCATTAGAGACTTTGCATACTCAACCtttgaaaacaaaaattgtTACAACAGTTAAAGAacattataattttgaaaatgaaacacatttatatttaaaaaaaaatttagaaggtaaattatttgagaAAAATGTGGTTATATTATCATGTACAGGTTATTtaccaaaaaattatgaaaaatattccatTGAACATCAACCAACTTCTTTTGAGCTTACAACAAATctatcaaaaaatttattaaatgaacatccaaaaaatattcatacAATTTCATTACATTGTCCCTTACATATCAAATCTTTGGATGAAAATTTAGATGAAGTTATTGagattttaaaacattggaaacatttatttaaagaagcAGATGTCATACTTTTCATGGGGGTTTATCATAGCTCTcctcttttaattttaattattcatCATATCTTAAAGactaaatcaaattttcaaattagtTCAAATATTCCAGTtggtatattattattcgaATCATGCTTACAAGGCTATCGATTTTGGGATCATAATACtgatttattaacttaTAGCCAcgataataattatttaaagaaaaaaaattcaagcacaaatattaaatctttgtcaaatgattataataaaattttacaaaCAAGAGAAAAGGAACTTTTCCAAAATACTACAAAACTTGAAAAAGatacattattaaaattgagaaattatagaaaagTAGATTCCAAAGAGTCTAAAAAAGTTCAAAGTGCattatctaaaattttgaataattggCCAACTTCAAGATTAACtttttttggtaaattatatgataattttatGACTATTTCACAAAAATTAGCCGTTGATTATACTCATCctcaaatatttagaaatatttggtGTGATGCAAAATATATGGGAGTAGATTTAAAATCACCTTTAGAATCTGGATTAAATGACGAACCTATGGaagatgataatttaaCTTATGAAACCATTTTGCCAATACCAAATAATCGATTAATGgaaattgttattattaacaattttttacttgctttaaatttaggctattataaattcattccaatatttaaattactttctccatttttcatttctaggtcttttaattcaaataccGTACCATCAACTttacaaaagaaattacaaaatcaattaaaaagtTGGTTACAAGAAATGGATTCGTTTTGGAAAGGACAAGAAGAAATTCCAAGAAGAATTATAgataatattcaatttccagaaactttattatcattatacccaattttacaatatttgtattacaAATATCATATAAATAAACGCGATAATCCAAATTCTAATGTCATTAACAATACAATCTCAcccaaaattaatataaatacaactaataataccaCTATTATCTCTCATACAAAATTAAGCACCACCACCACtactacaaataataaaaataaaaataatgatatttcttCCTCTTCTATAACTAAtactgaaaataataataagaatgaCAATCTAAATCCCACAACGTTATCttctgaaaaaattttaaaagaagaaaatctTTTTGTATTAGAAACTGATATGTACACTGATGATTCAGTATATCAATGTTTCATCCAAAATACATTATCCACAAAATCTCCTCTAAATAAGAAGCAATtacatttattaaatgatcaTTCTACCCCCAAAAGTATTCTAAATGAAACAAACCAATATGATTTGGTATGGAAGTTTCATGAAGCTTTATCACTATATATGCGAATTAACAATTTACCGCACCAAGAATTTCCCTTACATCTTTCCTTTGCATTAACAGCAAAAGATACAActttttggaaaatttcaaaaccAGATCCTACGAATTTTATTAACGATAATTCTGAAGCCATTACACGCGTGAAGCAAACATGGGAAGTTTATCAGCATTGGGACCCACCTACAAGAGGTCtcaaacaattaaaaagaatattaagTGTCTTAGAATTTTATGATGATGCAGAATCGTTAATTGAAGATGTTAAAAATCCTTAA
- the ATG16 gene encoding Atg16p (similar to Saccharomyces cerevisiae ATG16 (YMR159C); ancestral locus Anc_2.354), translating to MDEVVIERLLRRDTIERRFEELFTTQISGKDIIGTEKSNKEGEKLFNSLKNDIRKKEIEIYQLNETIKMKDKMIENVNNELLELTIEDNMLNQKYLELKKEHDTLVERWLKRVQDQADHLNVSNIDIGKDN from the coding sequence ATGGATGAGGTGGTGATTGAACGACTCTTAAGAAGAGATACGATCGAACGTAGATTCGAAGAGTTGTTTACTACACAGATATCGGGAAAAGATATAATTGGAACTGAAAAAAGTAACAAAGAAGGTgagaaattattcaatagTTTGAAGAATGATATACGTAAGAAAGAAATCGAAATATATCAATTGAATGAGACTATTAAGATGAAAGACAAGATGATTGAGAATGTAAATAATGAGTTGTTAGAGTTGACTATCGAAGATAATATGTTGaaccaaaaatatttggaattaaAGAAGGAACATGACACATTAGTAGAGAGATGGTTGAAAAGAGTACAAGATCAAGCAGACCACTTGAATGTTtctaatattgatattggCAAAGACAACTAA
- the TBLA0B07360 gene encoding uncharacterized protein (similar to Saccharomyces cerevisiae YGR237C; ancestral locus Anc_5.90) yields the protein MPDLNSLFTNHVSFDDLSPSLVDDQITALKKNHMHISLNNRYIHTPPQYNPNYNNPNATTRPTSRQRRSSHGDVITNSDLDDVAYSNSVFDYPRPLTNNSNLTTYSNNNNTNSNSPFLSVHGTELKRSRSTDPYQRLSSPLPLQDSLSSTNSLNTNSINSTTRIPLQKHKSYTNSSTTTSTYSNYKSPRLPPPPAKSCLNLNNLRTYSNPDDETAGKDFDLSNISSQDQRLITKLTEDNTRLNSGSKYGYISQSAFSNLHELEDQYESRNGSVVKHNPNKNSSQKDGSTRKSFAGMSDEELAELENFYTSQSRSSNSVPNDLEQFDFRQQIPTYTMPPLSTTNSNNSISTYTAQAVNDILVPTYPSRPSITHKAITLTTKHIKFDSYMKSFNEKISNSKQNLEGQHPHKSSVRSVTCFISGRRFTWSTADWYIFNQARDGDHLIISTAIPFYEDILKNMKYKKSYKDSLNTFKTNNSASVSLNSTSDRDSLHSKYSVDNSLTSNPDNISTELRLEAIHEQAIAKCRNILDYYKSRLQNKIIKLTIEFVKAESLKDAFVGACSVHNPDFQTVATVSTNLQIKFSNRYVKLPFFVMKHFRSPTVVIPYEFFDPNLLDNPLTQYKKAQQENSKILYSNENNDDDNNDTQISNNDNISIPDNERSMGEKLFSVASTNTQTNLEAKLNAIDRLISKTCKNPYISASYYDDNDSVERVEVSDNESEAESVTSIGEYFPISNEQQKKIDMFEKIGYIIPTPSRLNEENSQIIESNGVKIKQLRSGSSARSSRLQFPEAGMYKVRSMIDGSSYNSDTATRKTKSNTQSHYQIFDPSTKQYSNYLHPNAIPNSLSPLRSQKYQYERRGSVIPVGSSSPKGSKSSPNNDSLPSLTPTKSLDPNMMGKRSRIKKTKSKGKITISPSDTHSKKGFFRKLFGK from the coding sequence ATGCCTGATCTTAACTCACTATTCACAAATCATGTTTCATTCGATGATTTATCTCCATCGTTGGTAGATGATCAAATTACtgctttgaaaaaaaatcatatgCACATTAGTTTGAATAATAGATACATTCATACTCCACCACAATATAACCCAAATTATAACAATCCCAATGCTACTACAAGGCCCACTTCAAGACAAAGAAGATCTTCACATGGTGATGTAATCACAAACTCAGATTTAGATGACGTTGCATATAGCAATAGTGTATTTGATTATCCAAGACcattaacaaataatagtaatctAACTACCtatagcaataataataatactaatagtaatagtcCCTTTCTAAGTGTACATGGTACTGAATTGAAACGTTCAAGAAGTACAGATCCATACCAAAGGTTATCTTCTCCTCTTCCTTTACAAGATTCATTGTCTTCAACAAATTCTTTGAATACTAATTCAATAAACTCTACAACAAGAATTCCTTTACAAAAGCATAAAAGTTATACAAATTCATCAACAACCACATCAacttattcaaattataaatcTCCAAGATTACCACCACCACCTGCTAAATCatgtttaaatttgaacAATTTACGTACTTATTCGAACCCAGACGACGAAACTGCTGGGAAAGATTTTGATCtatcaaatatatcatCGCAAGACCAAAGAttaattacaaaattaacAGAAGATAATACAAGATTAAATTCAGGTTCTAAATATGGTTATATATCACAATCagctttttcaaatttgcatgaattagaagatcAATATGAATCAAGAAATGGTTCTGTAGTTAAACATaatccaaataaaaattcttctcAAAAGGATGGTTCTACAAGGAAATCATTTGCTGGAATGtctgatgaagaattagctgaattagaaaatttctATACTTCACAAAGTAGATCATCAAACTCAGTTCCAAATGATCTTGAACAATTCGATTTTAGACAACAGATACCAACATATACTATGCCTCCATTATCTACAACAAATTCGAATAATTCTATATCGACATATACTGCTCAAGCAGTCAATGATATATTGGTACCAACTTATCCTTCGAGACCATCTATAACTCATAAAGCTATCACTTTGACTACCAAGCATATCAAATTTGATTCATATATGAAAAGTTTTAAcgaaaaaatttcaaacaGTAAACAAAATCTTGAAGGCCAACATCCACATAAGTCAAGTGTCAGAAGTGTCACATGTTTTATTTCAGGTAGAAGATTCACGTGGTCCACTGCAGATTGGTATATTTTTAACCAAGCAAGAGATGGTGATCATTTGATTATTTCTACAGCAATTCCCTTTTatgaagatattttaaaaaatatgaaatataaaaaaagttataaagattctttaaatacttttaaaacaaataattcagcATCTGTTTCTCTTAATAGTACTTCGGATAGAGATTCTTTACATTCCAAGTATAGTGTTGATAATTCCTTAACATCAAATCCAGATAATATTTCCACTGAATTAAGATTGGAAGCAATTCATGAACAAGCTATTGCAAAAtgtagaaatattttagattATTATAAGTCAagattacaaaataaaattattaaacttacaattgaatttgttAAAGCAGAATCTTTAAAAGATGCATTTGTTGGAGCATGTTCAGTTCACAATCCGGATTTTCAAACTGTTGCAACAGTAAGTACaaatttacaaattaaattttcaaataggTACGTTAAATTACCCTTTTTTGTAATGAAACATTTTAGATCACCCACTGTTGTTATTCCTTATGAATTCTTTGAtccaaatttattagataatcCTTTAACTCAATATAAAAAGGCACAACaagaaaattcaaaaatattatattctaatgaaaataatgatgatgataataatgatacacaaatatctaataatgataatataagTATACCTGATAATGAACGTTCTATgggtgaaaaattatttagtGTAGCTTCTACTAATACCCAAACAAATTTGGAAGCAAAATTGAATGCCATTGATagattaatttcaaaaacttGTAAAAATCCTTATATCTCAGCTTCAtattatgatgataatgattcgGTAGAACGAGTAGAAGTTTCAGACAATGAGTCAGAAGCAGAATCAGTCACGTCTATAGGAGAATATTTCCCAATATCAAATGAacaacaaaagaaaatcgATATGTTCGAAAAAATTGGATATATCATACCTACACCTTCAAGATTGaatgaagaaaattctcaaataattgaatcaaatggtgtaaagataaaacaattaagGTCGGGTAGTTCTGCAAGAAGTTCAAGGTTACAGTTCCCGGAAGCTGGGATGTATAAAGTGAGATCAATGATTGATGGCTCCAGTTATAATTCAGATACGGCAActagaaaaacaaaatcaaatacGCAATCccattatcaaatatttgatcCGAGTACAAAacaatattcaaattactTACATCCTAATGCAATTCCCAATTCACTTTCACCTCTAAGATCTCAGAAATATCAATATGAAAGAAGGGGTTCTGTAATACCTGTAGGCTCATCATCTCCTAAAGGTTCAAAATCTTCACCAAATAACGACTCATTGCCAAGTTTGACTCCAACAAAATCATTAGATCCTAATATGATGGGGAAACGTAGTCGTATTAAGAAAACTAAAtcaaaaggaaaaataaCTATTTCACCTTCAGATACACACTCTAAAAAAGGTTTTTTCAGAAAATTGTTTGGGAAGTAA
- the MIC26 gene encoding Mic26p (similar to Saccharomyces cerevisiae YGR235C; ancestral locus Anc_5.92) → MVDFYRQVDPIKEQVIPPQDNLELLPLKSQNCKLISSSKIIGSPKIVDGISVRCPKYLLSFSSTTRKNLVTLCDLVDSKLEKINNKYYYYESKITGTLSSLHSDHSELLIPNIFYIGVAAMAGSVLTKRSNILYRVSMPVIFGTAGFYYTLPKTYSNTIDLLHEWEESKLPKFTKFQDATIDNTKWMYGVGVDLTQKVTRSGWKLQNYFKNLLGGE, encoded by the coding sequence ATGGTTGATTTCTACCGCCAAGTTGATCCAATTAAAGAACAAGTGATACCACCTCAGGATAATCTGGAACTTCTTCCTTTAAAGTCACAAAACTgcaaattaatttcatcatcCAAAATTATTGGATCTCCAAAAATTGTCGATGGTATATCAGTTCGTTGTCCAAagtatttattatctttttcttcaactACTAGGAAAAATTTAGTAACATTATGTGATTTAGTAGATTCTAAACtcgaaaaaattaataacaaatattattattatgagtCAAAAATCACAGGTACTCTAAGTTCATTACATTCAGATCATTCAGAATTATTGATCcctaatattttctatattgGTGTTGCAGCCATGGCAGGTTCCGTTTTAACTAAAAGAAGTAATATTCTCTATAGAGTTTCAATGCCGGTGATATTTGGTACTGCTGGCTTCTATTATACATTACCAAAGACATACTCTAATACAATTGATCTGCTACATGAATGGGAAGAATCAAAATTACCTAAATTTACTAAATTCCAGGATGCCACAATTGATAATACTAAATGGATGTATGGAGTTGGTGTAGATTTAACTCAAAAAGTGACTCGTTCTGGTTGGAAGTTACAAAACTATTTTAAGAATTTGTTGGGTGGTGAGTAA
- the TBLA0B07380 gene encoding uncharacterized protein (similar to Saccharomyces cerevisiae YHB1 (YGR234W); ancestral locus Anc_5.93) gives MLPEQVRTIIKATVPVLEQHGTTITKTFYKNMLNDHNELRNVFNRTNQMRGAQPNALATTVLAAAKHIDDLSPLLTHVRQIGHKHRALQIYPEQYDIVGEYLIKAIQQVLGPAATPQIIDAWTKAYGEIANVFIDVEKQMYKEAMWPGWKKFLVSAMEPVGTNVIKFTVTPKNPTDIILKNLPIEAGQYITVKTHPIRQDNKYDALRHYSLCSSLHDENLKFSVKLEQTENLPNGLVSEYLDLDVKVGDELELSAPAGDFTMNKDLIMQDKVPLVLLAAGVGATPLLAMLETQIRNYPSRPIYWFQSSQDEASEVFKKEVDGLLKNASSVKKVVVHTNKQPEIDAKFLKENIPEGADVYLCGPLGFMKGMVDHFKVLEFKKDDIHYEPFGPKMSTVKV, from the coding sequence ATGTTGCCTGAACAAGTTCGTACTATTATCAAGGCTACTGTTCCTGTACTGGAGCAACATGGTACAACCATAACAAAAACCTTCTATAAAAATATGCTTAACGATCATAATGAATTACGTAATGTATTTAATAGAACAAATCAAATGAGAGGTGCTCAACCAAATGCATTGGCCACTACAGTACTTGCTGCTGCAAAACATATCGATGATTTATCACCACTTTTAACTCATGTTAGACAAATTGGTCATAAACATCGTGCACTACAAATTTACCCAGAACAATACGATATTGTTggtgaatatttaattaaagctATTCAACAAGTCCTTGGACCTGCTGCTACTCCGCAAATTATTGATGCATGGACTAAAGCTTATGGAGAAATTGCTAACGTTTTTATTGATGTCGAAAAGCAGATGTATAAAGAGGCTATGTGGCCAGGttggaaaaaatttctcGTTAGTGCCATGGAACCTGTAGGTACAAATGTTATCAAATTTACAGTGACTCCAAAGAATCCAActgatataattttgaaaaatttacccATCGAAGCAGGACAATACATTACAGTTAAGACACATCCAATCCGTcaagataataaatatgacGCATTAAGACATTATTCTCTATGTTCTTCATTACATGATGAAAACTTAAAATTCTCTGTCAAATTAGAACAAACTGAAAACTTACCTAACGGGTTAGTTTCCGAGTATTTAGACTTAGATGTTAAAGTTGgtgatgaattagaattgagTGCCCCTGCTGGTGATTTCACAATgaataaagatttaatcATGCAAGATAAAGTTCCTTTAGTATTATTGGCTGCAGGTGTTGGGGCTACTCCTTTATTAGCCATGCTAGAGACacaaattagaaattatCCTAGCAGGCCAATTTATTGGTTCCAATCATCACAAGATGAAGCTTCTGAAGTATTTAAGAAAGAAGTGGATGGATTATTAAAGAACGCTTCATCTGTTAAGAAAGTTGTAGTTCACACTAACAAACAACCAGAAATTGATGctaaatttttgaaagaaaacaTTCCTGAAGGTGCTGATGTATATCTATGTGGTCCTTTGGGCTTCATGAAAGGTATGGTCGATCATTTCAAAGTATTAGAATTCAAGAAAGATGACATTCATTACGAACCTTTCGGTCCAAAGATGTCTACAGTCAAGGTCTAA